The genomic window CGGCCTCTGGATCCGATTCATCAAAGAGGCTCAAGCGATGGCTATTGTCATCTGGGTCAGCCAAAAATGCCCGAGCTAGGCCTGCCTCAATGACCCCGACATATGAATCATTTCGCCCAAGGAACCAATCATCCATTTCATTACTGATGTAGTCTAATCCATCCAAGTAGTGGTATCCAATAGAGGTTGACAGGAACCGCAAGAGAAGGGGCGCGCCTATTTCTCCTAGATGATCCAGAGCTGGGCGACATTGAACTATGTACTCCAGATATACCTTCTTGTTGCAGGCACTTTCCAATATCTTGATTGCGGTCGAACATACTTCAATCTCGGGGTCGTAGAGCTGCGTGACTAGAAGACGAATCGCCCATTTCGAATCGCTCACTTCATTGTCGCCGCTAATGTTGGCTACGGGACCAATGGTGCATTTACGGAGGGCATTAGTGGCATGGATTCGAATATCTTTAGTTCCGGCAGTGAGAGCCTTGGAAAGTAATACACGAGGATGGCCTTGCAAACCATAATCAAAGTTGGAAAGAAGTAACTTGATCAGATCCGGGCGCTGCTTAAAGTCCACGATGTGGTACATCATGTTGAACATTCGCCACCTCTCTAGCAGAAGCAATCCTTTCGGCTCGCTGCTGAGAACGCCAAGCATGGCAAAGTATCCCCCGCAAAGAGTGTCGGTAAGTCGATCCTTGGAAAACATGGGGAACTGAGCAGTAAGCCCGCTTGTCTGGAGAAAAGTTAGAGAGAATAAGCCATCAAGCGATTGCTGGTATTATAGCCAACTCACCGGATCACATTGAGCTAGACACTCAGCAATTTGCCTCAGCAACTTGCTATCGGCTAAGAACTTGATCCCTTCGGGTGATTGGAGAAGCGAGTGTACCAAGGCGCACCCAGCCCTAACGTATTTCTGTGTCCCCCTTGTGTTCTTCACCTCTGCAAATTTATACTTGAACGGGCGGTAAAAACTCATCAGTCTCTTCATGAACTTCGAGGCCTTGACTGCTTCGTCTAGACGCTTTCCGGTCTGAAGAGGACCATCTATGATTTTCAAAATAACCTCCCAGTTCCACTTCATGTAGTTGGAGCTGTTGAGCACGCCGGAATCGATAAGCAGTTGACGAAATGTAGCATCGTCCAGCGCCACGGCAGGGTTACTTGACTTTGGTTGTTCATCGAACCTCGCCAAATTTCGCATGCTGTCACTAGAGGGGAGACCACCGGCCAGCGATTCTGACGGAGCGCTCCTGTAAAGTGTTCGACTGACACTACTAATTTGATAGATAATTCCGGATGCATTGAAATGACCCTCGTTATCAAACTCAGCGGCTGCTGAGAACAGCTCCGGTAGCAGCTGCAAGTCCGCACTCCACGAGGGTGGTAAAAGTCGGCTAGAAAGTTTCAGAACTTCCCCAATGAGCAAAGTCGACTTTCGCTTGAGCATGGGGTCTTCTTCGGTTTGCACCATCCGCAGCAAACTCTGCAATAGTCCCGACTTGATGAAGACCGCGAGAAGCAGCGCTGTGTAGTGGTCAACAAAACTTTGCTCGCCAGAATCTTCTTCCATATCCAGCGTTCCGCTCCGTCGCCTCGCGGCAGACTTCATGTTGGCGACACGGCCATACGTCGTGAGACGCCTTCCGGCCAAAAAGGAAGTTGCCCATGCTGGAGGTTTGATGCGAAGTAGCGAGAAAAGAAGGTCTAGGACGGTTTCTCGAACGTTCTGGCTGGGGAAGAGGATACTGGCAATCAGTGAGCGGATCGGTCGGAAATCATACATGCTCAAGGTCATGAGTCCGGACCATGATCTCAAGGCTACAGAAATGGCCCCGGAAGTCTGCTTCAGTATGCCGTCGGCTCCGGCCAGCAGGTCTGTAAAAGCGGTGAAAACAACGTCGAGACCATAGCCCGGAATGATGTATTTGCGCTTCTGCGGAGAGtccaggaggaagagaaaggcCGAAGTTAAGCTCTCGGGAGACTTGTAGGTGCCCTCAGCCAAAGCTTCTGAAAGCGTACCCAAGCCTCCGGATGCTATCAACAGAGCTGGATCCCGAACCAAGATCTCGGCGAGAGTCTCAATGCATATAGGCCGTAATCGGTCGATGCTTTGGTCTGCGGCGTGTATACCTGGACGTCTATCCTCACCTTGCTCCGCTACAGCAACAATCGTCCGGACAATGGCTCTAGAAACCTCTTTAATTCCATCCTTTACATCCAAGAATGCGCGGACGAATTTAAGGGCCTGTTCTCTTTCCACATCGGCCTTGCGATAGTTGCTCAAAGACCTGAAGAGAAGATTGTTTAGCGTGAACTGTGTTTGCGATGTAGGCTAAAACGCAGGGGacgaaaagaaagaaaagggaaatCATACCGTATGACCAAATAGTCCGTGTTAAAACTCCGAATCCTCTTGATGGATGCAGAGTCTGAAATAGCATATCTAGCCACCCGATAACCGACAGCCACAACCTCTCGACTCTCGCTGAGAAGCATCATTTGCATGCGCAACCCAAAGATGGCCCAGACCAAATCATATTTCAGCGCAGGGTGGCGCTTGAATAGATCAACAAGTTGGTTTGCCCTACTCACATAGTACTCTGGTGTCATGCCTTCCACCTCCAGGGCCTGAAGAAGCTCGGCAAGCGCAAAAGTCGGGCTCTCGGCAGCGTCGTCAAGGTCTGAACCGGCGGCAGATCGGGAAATACTGGGGGGTGACCGAAGGCCATTTGACTGAAAGATAGTCTCCTGGGCTCGGTTCCTGGTTGGGGTAGTTGGCGGAGGTGCTCTAGTACGTTGGGCCTCGGAGATTTTTTGACGTAGCTCCTTGATTCTCAGATTGCTCGCACTCAACTCGACTTCTACTCGTTGACGCTGCTCCTTGGTctgcttggccttcttgatATTCAGAGCCTCGAGCATATTCTCACTACCTTCCTTAATCTTCATTTCTCGATTCAACTTGTCCCGCAGAGTCGACAGTGCTTGTTGCATGGCGGCTTCGGTAccgtcctcctcgacctTGTCCATGATACTGCCGGTGTACATTGATCCAACATCCATGCGACTGCCTGCACGGCTCGAAATCGTTTGGCTACGGAGCTCCGAGCTGAAGCTACCGGGGCCAATAGTAGGATTGAGACTGCTACCACGAGGAGCAAAGGAaacggccgaggcggctaAATTCCGACTCGGCACGCCGTTCAATGGCTGAAGCCCGCTTCCATCGCGATCTATGCTCGTCCGGCCAGTTCCTGCCTGCGACGAGGTTGGATTGTATTGACTGGGTGCATTGTGTTGGGAGGAGGGTTGACCCGGCATGCTTAAGCCAGCCCAACAATGGGTTTAGACAAAAGCAGAGTGTGGACTGATGGTCTTCCCGCCGACGTGGGCCGAGCCCTGTATTCGGTTTCTGTGCATTCGAATTCGAATTCAAAGAGAAAGACGATATCGGACTACTGCGACGCGGAGAGTGGGGTTTGTGATAGTGTCGGGTCGTATGCCGCGAGTTTGTGTCTGTAGATGCTCTAGCATTAGAGGTTCAGGGTTTTGaaagaggtcaactggtcgtcTTTGCGTAAGTAGGCAAAGGCAACTTGGTgcgaggtggtggtggcctATATCGGCTGGAGAGGTGGTTGACAATGAATTTGTGCAAGTAGACAGACGTTGTGAGCGAGGTCGATAGAACAGTCGATGGGTATGCCCAGTGCTAAGTGTAAGGCGTCAATGCAGATACAGCTCGCTTACAATGCTACCAGGCCGTGAACAGGAAGCTGTCGCCAGCTTTGAACAATAAATGCTGGACGGGAAAGTGGTTTCGGTTTGGACGTTGGGGTTTGGGCCGAAGGTCCcttgggcggcgtcgtctgCAATCGCACGGCGAAGAGctgcagcttggccagcatcagccGACGACTTGTTGGAGCGGATTTTAGAGATGTGCAATTCGAGTAGCGCTTCTCATGGCTGATTGTCGATATCGATGGCTGTCGATAGGCAAGCGTTGCGACGACCTGGAATGCACCGACAGGCTTGAGGATTGGACATCAATGGAGCCAGGTACATGTACTGACTGGATGCTGGATTAGTACCCTGGCCTGGTAAGGTAAGCTAACTTCAGTGTTCGGGAGGATGCGCCATTgcctggtggtggtgcctgGCATGTGCACTTTGAGGTCTGGTGGGTGGAGCCCTGGATGGCACCGAGGGGGCACGAAGACGAGAGAGACGACCGGGCAGCGCTTGTGTGGGTCCGGAATTTCAAACGTCAACGCTGGGATCTGGTCGAATCTGCCATTGATTTaccactactactactactccgtagttacTATTAAGGACGAGTTAATTGTATCGGCAAGCAAGGGAAAGAGGTGGCTCTATTTAAATACCTCTGGTGTTACCACTAAAAGATGGCTTGCGTGCCCCGAGATGACCTGCCAATCTACTTCAGTatctaagtacctacctatgtaggtaggtaggtatctTCTCAAGTGCTCTGTCCTCCTTCTCCCTGCTCTGGCCACCaccaagaggaagagggcCCCTTCGACTGAGGGCTGGCCGCACGACAACAACGCCGTCCATGTTGGCGGGTCATGGCTTTGACAGTCCCGTCGAgagtcgtccatgtctggttcaTTGCACTCGCGGTGGATGCCAGTTGATATAGACGGCTGGGTTGCGGCGAGCGCCTGCAGAGGCCGTATCAAACCAAGCCCCGCCACCGTCTCCATTTTCGCTGATTCCCGACTCGTCAAATATCAATTCGTAGTACTTGACTGCATCGGAGCAGCCCATTAGTTGGTGACTCGGTAGGCCAGGCCAGGGCTTCCAGTGTTTCTTTGATCCTCCCGGGGTCCCACGTCGCCGCATCGCCCGCATCGCTGGGGTTCGGCGGGTTCCGGCAGCCACCGCAACAGATGATTCGATTTGGCTCGCTGCCATGTTGTCATCAACCCATTGCGTCCGGTGTCTTCTCAACTGGTAATAGAATAATGGAACCGCCAGTGCAATTGTTGAACCCCCCGTCAAGCCCGGCATATAAAGGcgccacggcctcgacggctctGGCGGCACGTAATCCTCTTCCAAGCTTTAGAGTTCCTGGTTTTGTTCTAGCATCAGGTTGATGTTGAATTTCGGCTTGCTGCTCTGAATCCTCGGCTGCGTCAATCACTCGAGTTGTGCCCAGTGCTTCCTGCTTGCTCACCCCCTCTGCCGCGTCGATATCCGCATTCAAGTCAAGTGCCATGGGACACGAAACCCTCTTGCCCGTCAGAAACAAGTCCAGGATGCCTTACGTCTCTGCCGCCCGTTATGGAAAGGACAATGTCCGCGTCCTCAAAGTCACCCGCGACCAGACCACTGGGGTTCAGACCGTCACCGAGATGACCGTCTGCTGTCTGCTTGAGGGCGACATTGATACTTCCTACACCGAAGCTGATAACAGCGTCGTAGTCGCAACCGACTCCATCAAGAACACCACTTTCATCATTGCCAAGCAGCATCCCGTCAACCCTCCGGAGCTGTACGCTTCCATCCTGGGCAACCACTTCATTCAAAAGTACAGCCATATCCACGTTGCCAATGTCAAGGTCGTCACTCACCGATGGATACGTATGGACGTTGATGGAAAGCCGCACCCGCACAGCTTCATCAAGGATGCCGGCGAGACTCGCAACGTCGAGGTCCGTGTGAGCCGCAAGGATGGCATCAGCATCACCAGTTCCATTGTAGGCCTCACCGTCCTCAAGAGCACGGGTTCTGCCTTCCACGGCTTCATCCGTGACGAGTACACCACTCTGCCCGAGACCTGGGACCGTATTCTGGCCACCGATGTCGACGCCAGCTGGAAGTGGGCAAAGTTTGCCGACCTCAAGGCGGTGGAAGAGAGCGCTCCCAAGTTTGACAAGGCTTGGGACTCTGCTAGAAATATTACCCTCAAGCTCTTTGCCGAGGACAACAGCGCCAGTGTCCAGAACACAATGTACAAGATGTGTGAGCAGATCTTGGATGCAGTACCGGAAACTGAAACGGTTGCGTACTCGCTGCCCAACAAGCACAACTTTGAACTTGGTACGTAttattccttttttcttctttcgtttcCGAGACTAAAACACCATGGTGCTTGGAATACTCACTGacctctctccctctctctttgACAGATCTGAGCTGGCACAATGGTCTAAAAAACACGGGCAAAGACGCCGAGGTCTACGTTCCCCAGACCTGCCCCAATGGTCTCATCAAGTGTGAGGTTTCTCGATCTTAAATTGCAGGCAGAGCTGTGCAACATGTGAAATGACAATAGCACCGAGTTGGAGTGCTGAACCGCGCCGCGCAAGGGATGATAATATCATGATACCTATGAATGCATTGTCACAGTGCCTTTGGCAATCTGTACTGGTCTGTAGCAAATTCTATACGCATACAAACATACACATCATCGAGTCAAGTCCTGCTTAATACAAGTTGCCGTCTTATTCTTTCTTCATGAGAAGGCGTTTGCATTGCTCGAGTTCCTTCGTTGTCCCAGCATGTTCACGGACTCGGCATAGGATGAATCGTATGTGTTAGTTTTCACTTGCGAGGTTTGTGCAAGGCATGTACATTGATGACCGCCAGTAAGCATGGACCTCCCCAAAAAGAGATAACCGAGGATTTCGCCATTATATTCATGCCCGGCAGCTCGTCAGACATCTTCCGTATAATACAAGTgttacaaaaaaaaatatgaGCTCGGGCCAATCATCTGGCATTTGGAGCGCGAATATGTACTTGCTCATAACCGCTTCTTGTCGGACTCTCTAATCTTCTCCACTGCCTGCTGCCAACCTTCGCTGCCAACTACAACACCACCGAACCGCACCAAATTATCCTTGTACGGGTGCGCATCGCCCTCAAAGGCCTTCAATCGCGCCAGCCGCTTGTCCCGCAGTCTGTTTTTGGGCAGCATGCCCCGTACGGCCTTTCGCAAaacctcgccgcctccatgCTTCTCCATGAGTGCATCCATCGTGAGCTCCTTCAGACTTCCGGGTCGCGTAGTGTGTCTGTAGTATGACTTTCGCCACATCTTTCGGCCGGTTGTGTGCAGCGCCGCGCAATTCGTCACGACGACATAGTCTCCGCAGTCTGTCGAAGGGTCCCAGATCGGCTTGTGCTTGCCCATCAGAAGCACGGCTATTCGAGATGCTAACCGTCCCAGAGACGGCGGCGTGACGTCTGGCTGGGTTGTGAGGGTCTGGTGAGGTTTGGAGGCGGATATTTGATGCCATACCCGTGAATAGGCGAGGCGAGTCTGGCAAAGTGCGAGTTTGGTTAGGAGGCGGCTGCCAACGACGGCTTCAACAagatggctggccaagagcgCAAAACTTACCAATCCAAGGGTCTGAGACATTTTGAATTAGAAGGGCATGCAGGCTCTCGTAAAAAGAGAGGCCGCGAAAACAGCTGCGCTTTTCAAAAAACACTCAATGGTGCCGGAAACGCCCTGATGAAGCTCTCGTGCCTTTGCTGggccacatgtgcaagctTGAGGTGAAAGTTTGATGGCTTAAACCGGGGCTTACTCAGCGTGGGTTGGAGGTCACCTGACAGGGTCAATTGTCACTCCTGCCGGGCATCGGCCGCGGCGGTGCGCCGGGGACCTGACAAGTCAATTCTCTGAAGCAAGTGGATTTCAAAGCAAGTCAAGTACCCCGTAGTCGACGGTGGTGCTGGAATCGATTTGAAATGCCCGTGATGCCAGGCACAGCAACTCGTGTTGTACTATCTGCCTCTCTTGGCCTGCTGGCAGGGTATTCATTTTACCGCTATTACTCTTCGAATAAAACCAGATCTCAAGGTTTGATCTCTCTAGTGTCTCGCGCATTTTGGTACAGCAGCGCTAATACAGGCCAAAGCTGGCACAGGCAAAATGACCGTCGACCACTCATTCCAGGTATGAGGCTCTGCCATCATGTGGTTGCCACTCTACATGTTGCGCTACTGCATCACGTTGTGAAGATACACGGAAGACTCGTCATtttgtcgtccttgtccaactctctctctctctctctcctttcttttccttcgTTTTTCTCAACCCCGCCCCGcgtttgcttcttctttatCACGTTGCATCAAAACACCCAAAGCCCACTTGTGAGACGCTTGAATGCTGATGAAACATGTGGCACAACAGACCGTATTCGCGGTGCCATTGTCTTGTAATGGCTGTGTCAAGACAGTTTCAGACTCAATTTACAAACTCGGAGGTGTGAGCAAAGTCGAAGGAAGCTTGGAGGATCAGTTAATATCCGTCGAAGGCTTCGGTTAGTCTGTTTTCGTTAGCGCGTCGCGTCGAGTTTATCTCAACTGACATTCGCCACAAAACCTAGCCGCACCGTCAGCCATCGTTGAAGCCATTCAGGCAACAGGGAGAGATGCAATCCTCCGTGGATCCGGCGCATCTGACAGTACGTATTTGAAACCTGATCTTCTTATCACCCCTCTCGGCCATGCCAATTCCGTGGCTTCCGATTCTGAATTCATCTGAACCCCTTGTGGGTTTCTGGCCAGGAGATTCCTCGTGTTGACATTGGTCGAAACCAGGCGCCGCTGTTAGCATTCTTGAAAGTTTTACAGGGAAATTGCAAAGGGAGGACGACAATGGAGACCGAGAAGTGAGAGGATTGGCGAGGATGGTTCAGGTCAGTTCTGGGAGAACTCTTGTAGACCTGACTGTCCGAGGACTCGCGCCAGGCACGTATCGTGCCACAATACGTCAATATGGGGATCTCAAACATGGGGCCAAGTCGACAGGACCTGTCTGGTCTGGGGATCAGTCCGAACGTAATGGTGTCTTG from Metarhizium brunneum chromosome 2, complete sequence includes these protein-coding regions:
- the ste20 gene encoding Target of rapamycin complex 2 subunit ste20, translating into MPGQPSSQHNAPSQYNPTSSQAGTGRTSIDRDGSGLQPLNGVPSRNLAASAVSFAPRGSSLNPTIGPGSFSSELRSQTISSRAGSRMDVGSMYTGSIMDKVEEDGTEAAMQQALSTLRDKLNREMKIKEGSENMLEALNIKKAKQTKEQRQRVEVELSASNLRIKELRQKISEAQRTRAPPPTTPTRNRAQETIFQSNGLRSPPSISRSAAGSDLDDAAESPTFALAELLQALEVEGMTPEYYVSRANQLVDLFKRHPALKYDLVWAIFGLRMQMMLLSESREVVAVGYRVARYAISDSASIKRIRSFNTDYLVIRSLSNYRKADVEREQALKFVRAFLDVKDGIKEVSRAIVRTIVAVAEQGEDRRPGIHAADQSIDRLRPICIETLAEILVRDPALLIASGGLGTLSEALAEGTYKSPESLTSAFLFLLDSPQKRKYIIPGYGLDVVFTAFTDLLAGADGILKQTSGAISVALRSWSGLMTLSMYDFRPIRSLIASILFPSQNVRETVLDLLFSLLRIKPPAWATSFLAGRRLTTYGRVANMKSAARRRSGTLDMEEDSGEQSFVDHYTALLLAVFIKSGLLQSLLRMVQTEEDPMLKRKSTLLIGEVLKLSSRLLPPSWSADLQLLPELFSAAAEFDNEGHFNASGIIYQISSVSRTLYRSAPSESLAGGLPSSDSMRNLARFDEQPKSSNPAVALDDATFRQLLIDSGVLNSSNYMKWNWEVILKIIDGPLQTGKRLDEAVKASKFMKRLMSFYRPFKYKFAEVKNTRGTQKYVRAGCALVHSLLQSPEGIKFLADSKLLRQIAECLAQCDPTSGLTAQFPMFSKDRLTDTLCGGYFAMLGVLSSEPKGLLLLERWRMFNMMYHIVDFKQRPDLIKLLLSNFDYGLQGHPRVLLSKALTAGTKDIRIHATNALRKCTIGPVANISGDNEVSDSKWAIRLLVTQLYDPEIEVCSTAIKILESACNKKVYLEYIVQCRPALDHLGEIGAPLLLRFLSTSIGYHYLDGLDYISNEMDDWFLGRNDSYVGVIEAGLARAFLADPDDNSHRLSLFDESDPEAGFHDSHVPPHFYRELTRTREGCKLLRDKGHFEEFVTTIREHGMQTEDAELITKVKGCLWAVGNVGSMELGAPFLESSDVVERIVKIAEGHEVMSLRGTAFFVLGLISRSTHGLEILSEHGWDANTTSMGTSLGLCIPNDLSKFFSVVPWQHVNAASITIPDTQRTIQAQPPIQKARPPLELSELPPLLSDEDVNGRILELVVDLGNMVLYKKALMELQKLKQRKPNAFRSTDFFKKVMGLMEWNHYRLGIRRLVIDLFEKNVMRQIVFGDDDTEDSESTSGQGGNDNGDGSSGDDRTERQRSISEPAEMPSDLMPAPLRVRK
- the uaZ gene encoding Uricase; its protein translation is MPYVSAARYGKDNVRVLKVTRDQTTGVQTVTEMTVCCLLEGDIDTSYTEADNSVVVATDSIKNTTFIIAKQHPVNPPELYASILGNHFIQKYSHIHVANVKVVTHRWIRMDVDGKPHPHSFIKDAGETRNVEVRVSRKDGISITSSIVGLTVLKSTGSAFHGFIRDEYTTLPETWDRILATDVDASWKWAKFADLKAVEESAPKFDKAWDSARNITLKLFAEDNSASVQNTMYKMCEQILDAVPETETVAYSLPNKHNFELDLSWHNGLKNTGKDAEVYVPQTCPNGLIKCEVSRS
- the MRPL23 gene encoding 54S ribosomal protein L23, whose amino-acid sequence is MSQTLGLTRLAYSRVWHQISASKPHQTLTTQPDVTPPSLGRLASRIAVLLMGKHKPIWDPSTDCGDYVVVTNCAALHTTGRKMWRKSYYRHTTRPGSLKELTMDALMEKHGGGEVLRKAVRGMLPKNRLRDKRLARLKAFEGDAHPYKDNLVRFGGVVVGSEGWQQAVEKIRESDKKRL
- the CCS1 gene encoding Superoxide dismutase 1 copper chaperone — protein: MTVDHSFQTVFAVPLSCNGCVKTVSDSIYKLGGVSKVEGSLEDQLISVEGFAAPSAIVEAIQATGRDAILRGSGASDSAAVSILESFTGKLQREDDNGDREVRGLARMVQVSSGRTLVDLTVRGLAPGTYRATIRQYGDLKHGAKSTGPVWSGDQSERNGVLGDIDVGQDGRGAAFVDHPFRIWEVIGHAMVLTRQNEAAGPLENDDNTVVGVIARSAGVWDNDKTVCSCTGKTLWEERRDEVRKGML